In a single window of the Olivibacter sp. SDN3 genome:
- a CDS encoding DNA polymerase III subunit alpha — MFLNVHSHFSLRYGTMALETIVETAIKLGITEMVLTDINNSSGCMKFIRLCRKAGIRPIIGMEFRKNGQLLYIAIAKNKEGMREINEFLTDHNLDKTELPDRAPHFTNAYTIYPLSNAPIKLLENERIGIRYTELKKMFRKDLSAIKDRLVALHPVTFGSTLEYRLHSYLRAIDLKTVLSKVEEKDKCHQDEYFISPMDVEKMFGDHPHIIGNTKDLLADCNTDAYHFGKLNRKTFTGSKKDDMALLNKLTCDGMLYRYGPNNKKAQMKIGNELKVVDDLDFSAYFLITYDIIRYSMGKGYYHVGRGSGANSAVAYSLRITDVDPIRLDLYFERFLNPKRSAPPDFDIDYSWDEREDVQDYIFKRYGKSHTALLGTMSTFGDRSVIREIGKVLGLPKAEIDSFTDPTRDAQNKDNPEFKKIMAIHAYMQDMPNQRSIHAGGVLISEEPITYYTALDLPPKGMPTAQWDMYEAEAIGLDKFDILSQRGIGHIKEAANLILFNKKEKVDVHNVQSFLIDDQVNRRLKSGNTIGCFYIESPAMRQLLKKLQCGDYLTLVAASSIIRPGVASSGMMKNYIYYFHHPDEVKYLHPVMEEQLKETYGVMVYQEDVIKVCHHYAGLDMADADVLRRAMSGKYRSKAEFDKLVEKFFQKANEIGRDEETTKEVWRQVSSFAGYSFSKAHSASFAVESYQSLYLKTYYPMEFMVAVLNNYGGFYQRWLYVYELQKTGANVHLPCVNNSMEKVSIKGTDVYLGLIGIQGLDGCYVQRIPEERIRNGAYKNLEDFIKRTGITLEHCITLIRLGALRFIGMTKKALLWNVHQYLGQKTKPSNCSELFSTPAKAYKMPDLPDCPLESSYQELELLGYPLTLSMFDLLKTNYRGDLMAADLGRYEGKVVKMVGNYVCEKTVHTKNNKKMWFGTFLDVEGNFFDTTHFPNNTPVYPFRGTGCYLIEGKVVMDFDFPSIEVTRFAKLPIKDNPVMG; from the coding sequence ATGTTTCTCAATGTACATTCACACTTTAGTCTGCGCTACGGCACAATGGCACTGGAAACCATTGTAGAAACTGCCATTAAACTGGGTATCACGGAAATGGTGCTCACAGACATCAATAACTCTTCGGGTTGCATGAAGTTTATCCGCCTCTGTAGGAAAGCGGGCATACGGCCTATTATTGGTATGGAGTTCCGCAAAAACGGCCAATTGCTATATATTGCTATCGCAAAAAACAAAGAAGGGATGCGAGAGATTAACGAGTTCCTGACGGATCATAACCTGGACAAAACTGAACTTCCGGATAGGGCACCTCATTTCACAAACGCTTATACAATTTATCCCCTGTCGAATGCACCGATCAAACTATTGGAAAATGAGCGGATCGGTATCCGTTATACCGAACTTAAAAAAATGTTTCGGAAAGATTTATCGGCAATAAAAGACAGGCTGGTGGCATTACATCCGGTCACTTTTGGAAGTACATTGGAGTATCGCCTGCACAGCTATCTGAGAGCAATCGATCTGAAAACAGTTTTGAGCAAAGTAGAGGAAAAGGATAAATGCCATCAGGACGAATATTTTATCTCTCCAATGGATGTAGAAAAAATGTTCGGAGATCATCCCCATATTATCGGGAATACGAAAGATCTGCTTGCAGATTGCAATACCGATGCCTACCACTTTGGTAAACTGAACCGTAAAACTTTTACAGGCAGTAAAAAAGACGATATGGCATTGCTCAACAAACTGACATGCGACGGCATGTTGTACCGCTATGGGCCAAACAATAAAAAGGCCCAAATGAAGATAGGTAATGAGCTTAAAGTGGTAGACGATCTGGATTTTTCTGCTTATTTTCTGATCACATATGATATCATCCGCTATTCTATGGGGAAAGGTTATTATCACGTTGGAAGGGGGTCGGGCGCCAACAGTGCGGTAGCATATTCGCTCCGCATAACGGATGTAGACCCAATCAGGCTCGATCTGTATTTCGAACGTTTCTTAAATCCAAAGCGGTCTGCACCCCCTGACTTTGATATTGACTATAGTTGGGATGAACGGGAGGATGTACAGGATTACATTTTTAAACGCTACGGAAAAAGCCACACTGCCCTACTCGGTACCATGAGTACCTTTGGTGACCGCTCTGTTATCCGTGAAATCGGGAAAGTGCTTGGGCTACCAAAGGCAGAGATAGACAGCTTCACCGATCCGACACGGGATGCGCAAAATAAGGATAATCCCGAATTTAAAAAGATAATGGCCATACATGCCTATATGCAGGATATGCCCAATCAACGGAGCATCCATGCCGGGGGTGTCCTGATCTCCGAAGAACCTATTACCTATTATACCGCTTTGGATCTGCCACCAAAAGGCATGCCGACCGCTCAATGGGATATGTACGAGGCAGAAGCGATCGGATTGGACAAGTTTGATATCCTTTCCCAGAGGGGGATCGGCCATATCAAAGAAGCGGCCAATCTCATCTTGTTCAATAAAAAGGAAAAGGTAGATGTACACAATGTCCAGTCTTTCCTTATAGATGATCAGGTGAACAGACGTCTTAAATCGGGGAATACAATAGGCTGCTTTTATATCGAGAGTCCTGCCATGCGCCAACTGCTTAAAAAGTTACAGTGCGGAGATTATCTTACGCTGGTGGCGGCAAGTTCCATTATCCGTCCCGGAGTAGCTTCATCGGGAATGATGAAGAATTATATTTATTATTTCCATCATCCCGATGAGGTAAAGTATCTACATCCGGTGATGGAAGAACAGCTTAAGGAAACATATGGCGTGATGGTATACCAAGAGGACGTGATCAAAGTCTGCCACCACTATGCGGGGCTGGACATGGCCGATGCCGATGTGTTAAGGAGAGCAATGAGTGGCAAATATCGTTCGAAAGCCGAATTTGATAAACTGGTGGAAAAATTCTTCCAGAAAGCCAATGAGATCGGCAGGGATGAGGAAACGACAAAGGAAGTATGGCGGCAGGTAAGTAGTTTTGCCGGATACAGCTTCAGTAAGGCGCATTCTGCAAGTTTTGCGGTTGAGAGTTACCAGAGCCTTTATCTCAAGACCTATTACCCGATGGAGTTCATGGTTGCCGTTTTAAACAATTACGGAGGTTTTTATCAGCGATGGTTATATGTCTATGAGCTTCAAAAAACAGGAGCCAACGTACATCTTCCATGCGTTAACAATAGTATGGAAAAAGTCAGTATAAAAGGTACAGATGTGTATCTTGGACTGATCGGTATTCAGGGGCTGGATGGTTGCTATGTTCAACGGATACCCGAAGAAAGAATCAGGAATGGTGCTTATAAAAACCTCGAAGACTTCATCAAACGGACAGGCATCACCTTGGAACACTGTATCACATTGATCCGTTTGGGCGCACTGCGCTTTATAGGGATGACAAAAAAAGCACTTTTATGGAATGTGCATCAATATCTAGGGCAGAAAACAAAGCCAAGCAACTGTTCCGAACTGTTCAGTACCCCAGCGAAGGCGTATAAAATGCCTGATCTGCCTGACTGCCCGCTTGAAAGTTCTTATCAGGAACTGGAACTTTTGGGCTATCCGCTCACGCTTTCTATGTTCGATCTATTAAAAACAAACTATAGAGGTGATCTGATGGCCGCTGATCTTGGCCGTTACGAAGGCAAAGTAGTGAAAATGGTAGGCAACTATGTGTGCGAGAAAACCGTCCATACCAAGAACAATAAAAAAATGTGGTTCGGTACGTTTTTGGATGTTGAAGGAAATTTTTTCGATACTACCCACTTCCCCAACAATACGCCTGTATATCCTTTTCGGGGTACGGGCTGTTATCTGATAGAGGGAAAGGTTGTGATGGATTTCGATTTCCCCAGTATAGAGGTAACAAGGTTTGCCAAGCTCCCAATAAAGGACAACCCTGTAATGGGGTAA
- a CDS encoding M43 family zinc metalloprotease — MNGTTENENAQGALNIVCGTVTDIPDILLQQEALVTPLLETPAYFKFFFHIVRYSNGSGNEPASYLNSMVSSINQYYEDTDIFFLHAGYDEILSDYFANMTPNMYAELFATNVQPNVINVYLLPNDFPPGSGGWGGRADNIPGTALIMAYSNFVIGQSTFPHEVGHVLGLYHTHHALEPGGCAETPTNCTVCGDFVCDTPPDPDLSNTGYVDSWTCAYTGPSGYSPDTANIMSYSFDNCRTRFSLGQITRMKSIIDGNVPLQLMLFRIAGPDSICDTGTFSVPGITGATYTWSVGTGLTILSGQGTNSVQIQSNVLTNSASISLSVSGLSYLPAGVTISRTITTILTQDLITFEGIANKFAVPICPGQTIMVSLLYNGQSLSIGNPYGITSAQWGPAAPGLSIAPTTGTPSLVSGSSCYVTRAPEGQLIGGSVSVHLVDNCGNRTGQYITFVNC; from the coding sequence ATGAATGGAACCACTGAAAATGAGAACGCTCAAGGAGCATTGAACATTGTTTGCGGTACGGTAACCGATATTCCGGATATCCTTTTGCAACAGGAGGCACTAGTAACCCCTTTATTGGAAACCCCCGCTTATTTTAAGTTTTTTTTCCATATTGTCCGATATAGCAACGGTTCGGGAAATGAACCGGCAAGTTATCTCAATAGTATGGTGAGCTCGATAAATCAATACTATGAAGACACTGATATCTTCTTTCTTCATGCGGGATACGATGAGATATTGAGCGACTATTTCGCAAATATGACGCCTAACATGTATGCTGAACTGTTCGCCACCAATGTTCAACCAAATGTTATTAATGTATACCTGCTTCCGAATGATTTTCCACCTGGCTCCGGTGGTTGGGGCGGAAGAGCTGATAACATACCGGGTACTGCCCTGATTATGGCTTATTCGAATTTTGTCATCGGTCAAAGCACATTTCCCCATGAAGTTGGACATGTTCTTGGCCTGTATCATACGCATCATGCCCTTGAACCCGGAGGGTGTGCCGAAACACCAACTAACTGTACAGTATGCGGAGATTTTGTCTGTGACACACCGCCCGATCCCGACCTGTCAAACACAGGATATGTAGATTCATGGACTTGTGCGTACACGGGACCATCGGGATATTCTCCTGATACGGCAAACATTATGTCTTATTCATTTGATAATTGCCGTACAAGGTTTTCACTGGGCCAGATCACAAGAATGAAAAGCATTATAGACGGTAACGTTCCTCTGCAACTCATGCTGTTCAGGATTGCCGGTCCCGATAGCATCTGTGATACAGGAACTTTTAGTGTTCCGGGTATAACTGGCGCCACTTATACTTGGAGTGTCGGTACAGGGCTGACAATATTATCGGGTCAGGGAACCAATTCCGTGCAGATACAATCAAATGTTCTTACAAACAGTGCCTCCATAAGTCTTTCGGTAAGCGGGCTATCCTATTTACCCGCAGGCGTAACCATTAGCCGTACCATTACGACCATACTGACACAGGATCTTATTACCTTTGAAGGGATTGCCAATAAATTTGCTGTTCCCATCTGTCCGGGTCAGACGATCATGGTTTCCCTATTATATAATGGTCAGTCGTTGTCGATAGGAAATCCATATGGTATAACAAGCGCCCAATGGGGGCCAGCAGCTCCGGGCTTATCGATCGCCCCAACAACGGGTACGCCAAGCCTTGTAAGCGGCTCATCATGTTATGTAACCAGAGCACCGGAGGGCCAGCTTATCGGTGGAAGTGTGAGCGTACACCTTGTGGACAACTGTGGTAACAGAACCGGGCAGTACATCACTTTCGTAAATTGCTAG
- a CDS encoding helix-turn-helix transcriptional regulator — MVSSIIIEEENKKRKWTVEEAAELAKIDISEFKALALGERDPSYEEANKLSALYNLPIALFVSSSKQPIYVNTGTGTYNNSVNCYIGTYSGDSSLKDLVKDLISTIKPDIVWPKEEK, encoded by the coding sequence ATGGTTTCCTCAATTATAATCGAAGAAGAGAATAAAAAACGAAAATGGACAGTAGAAGAAGCAGCAGAGTTAGCAAAAATTGATATTTCAGAGTTTAAAGCGCTCGCTTTAGGAGAAAGAGACCCAAGCTATGAAGAAGCGAACAAGCTGTCCGCTCTTTATAATTTACCTATTGCACTTTTTGTGTCTTCCAGCAAGCAGCCTATATACGTTAATACCGGTACAGGCACTTACAACAATAGTGTTAATTGTTATATTGGAACATACTCAGGAGATTCAAGCTTGAAGGATTTAGTAAAAGATTTGATTTCAACTATTAAGCCAGATATTGTTTGGCCTAAAGAAGAGAAATAA
- a CDS encoding Rpn family recombination-promoting nuclease/putative transposase, with protein sequence MPNNRDKQNKQTNQYDKIFRENMETVLPGIVEHLLKLNIVSSEELPDDVQHTKERKPDLLKKVTDTNGETYVLHIEYQAKNDKDMIFRMAEYSIMLQRRYHISVKQYVIFIGAAKPNMAVNLATEDLQFRYNLVSLSTIDYKIFLQSDKPEEKILAILANFVDDSPVEAITMILQEIRSVAGGDLTESRYFNQLRVLVQLRKLEHQFDEAMETITKFFKEEKDPLFRRGEAKGEAKGELKERTTIAREMKKDGIPVDQIAKFTKLSLKEIEKL encoded by the coding sequence ATGCCCAATAACAGAGACAAACAGAACAAACAAACCAATCAGTATGATAAGATTTTCCGTGAAAACATGGAAACAGTACTACCGGGGATCGTTGAACATCTGTTAAAGCTCAACATTGTGAGTAGCGAAGAATTGCCCGACGATGTGCAGCACACCAAAGAGCGCAAGCCTGATCTGCTTAAAAAAGTAACCGATACCAATGGAGAAACTTACGTTCTCCATATAGAATATCAGGCTAAAAACGATAAGGATATGATATTCCGCATGGCCGAGTACAGCATCATGTTGCAGCGGAGATATCATATTTCCGTCAAGCAGTATGTTATTTTCATTGGAGCGGCCAAACCGAACATGGCCGTAAACCTTGCAACGGAAGATTTGCAGTTCCGTTATAATCTGGTATCACTCTCCACGATAGACTACAAAATATTTCTTCAATCTGATAAACCGGAAGAGAAAATCTTGGCAATTTTAGCTAACTTTGTAGATGACAGCCCTGTAGAGGCAATTACAATGATACTACAGGAGATAAGGTCTGTTGCTGGCGGTGACTTAACGGAGAGCCGATATTTTAACCAGTTGCGGGTCTTGGTTCAATTACGTAAATTAGAACATCAATTCGACGAAGCTATGGAAACGATAACAAAATTTTTTAAAGAGGAAAAAGATCCTTTATTCCGTAGAGGTGAGGCAAAGGGAGAAGCAAAAGGCGAATTAAAGGAGCGGACTACTATTGCCCGTGAGATGAAAAAGGATGGGATACCTGTAGATCAGATTGCCAAATTCACCAAGCTTTCTCTCAAAGAGATCGAGAAGTTGTAG
- the dinB gene encoding DNA polymerase IV, which produces MVIGDRNVIHMDQDAFFVSVEVRKNPKLKNAPVIIGGTSDRGVVASCSYEARKYGVRSAMPSRMAKQLCPHAIFIRGNMDEYTKASHEITDILIEQVPLLEKASIDEHYIDMTGMERFFGCMKFAHELREKVINETRLPISFGLSVNKTVSKMVTNECKPNGEKEVARQLVQPFLNPLSIRKIPGLGDATFVKLSEMGIRFIGKLTEVPQEMMFKLMGKNGLSIWQKAHGIDNSPIVPYREQKSIGTQSTFDADTMDITAIKNLLMAMVTHIAFEMRQKRKLTACVTVTIRYSNFETVSRQAKIPYTALDNVLMEKAKELFTQLYDRRMLIRLVGVKFSHLVSGFEQIELYSDRQKIYNLYQMMDRIRNRYGTDAVKLAGTMDLDY; this is translated from the coding sequence ATGGTAATAGGTGATAGAAACGTCATCCATATGGATCAGGATGCTTTTTTTGTATCTGTTGAGGTGAGAAAAAACCCAAAATTAAAGAATGCCCCTGTCATCATCGGGGGTACTTCCGATCGGGGTGTCGTGGCAAGTTGCAGCTATGAGGCAAGGAAATACGGTGTACGTTCGGCCATGCCTTCCCGTATGGCCAAGCAGCTTTGTCCGCATGCCATATTCATCAGGGGAAACATGGATGAGTATACCAAGGCAAGTCATGAAATAACCGATATTCTTATCGAACAGGTGCCGCTTTTAGAGAAGGCGTCTATTGATGAGCATTATATTGACATGACTGGAATGGAGCGTTTCTTCGGCTGCATGAAATTTGCGCACGAACTAAGGGAAAAGGTCATTAACGAAACCCGTTTGCCCATTTCCTTTGGGCTGTCCGTCAATAAAACAGTCAGTAAAATGGTTACCAACGAATGTAAACCGAATGGCGAAAAAGAAGTAGCAAGGCAATTGGTACAGCCTTTTTTAAACCCTTTATCCATCAGGAAAATTCCTGGGCTTGGAGATGCCACTTTTGTTAAACTGTCTGAAATGGGTATCCGTTTTATAGGGAAGCTGACCGAAGTACCACAGGAAATGATGTTCAAGCTAATGGGAAAGAACGGGCTTTCCATTTGGCAAAAGGCCCACGGCATAGACAATTCCCCTATCGTTCCGTACAGAGAGCAGAAGTCGATCGGTACACAGAGCACGTTCGATGCCGATACAATGGACATCACAGCCATTAAAAACCTATTGATGGCGATGGTAACCCATATTGCCTTCGAAATGAGGCAGAAAAGAAAACTTACCGCCTGTGTTACGGTTACGATCCGCTATTCGAATTTTGAAACGGTAAGCAGGCAGGCGAAAATACCTTATACAGCGCTGGATAATGTACTGATGGAGAAAGCAAAAGAGCTATTTACCCAACTTTATGACCGTAGGATGCTCATTCGGCTGGTCGGGGTAAAGTTTTCCCATCTTGTAAGTGGATTTGAACAGATTGAACTGTACAGTGACAGGCAAAAAATATACAATCTCTACCAGATGATGGATCGGATCAGGAACCGCTATGGGACGGATGCTGTTAAGCTTGCGGGAACGATGGATTTAGATTATTAA
- a CDS encoding soluble adenylyl cyclase-like protein has translation MASLKATPKQIIDYLMELKVQLEQKIFHIDRTISYLSSPSIKELGTATPSDVDQIDINGSSTHKPKNHIRLKPEEKFNSHSKLDNKIAFVLTQIGAGFKDDIVEELLKVQPHLDPYKLEKAIAVRLSYLLKIAAIQGRKISRRYEYSLFE, from the coding sequence ATGGCGAGTCTAAAAGCAACACCTAAACAAATAATTGACTATCTCATGGAGTTAAAAGTGCAGCTAGAGCAAAAGATTTTTCACATAGATAGAACAATTTCATATTTATCCAGTCCGTCTATAAAAGAATTAGGAACTGCTACACCATCTGATGTTGATCAAATTGATATAAATGGCTCTTCAACCCATAAACCAAAAAATCACATAAGGTTAAAACCCGAAGAAAAATTCAATTCCCATTCCAAGCTCGACAACAAAATTGCCTTTGTCCTTACCCAAATTGGTGCTGGATTTAAAGATGATATTGTAGAAGAACTCTTAAAAGTCCAACCTCATCTTGATCCGTATAAGCTAGAAAAAGCGATAGCCGTCAGATTGTCTTATTTGCTAAAAATTGCGGCTATTCAGGGAAGAAAAATTTCTAGGCGTTATGAATACTCTTTATTTGAATAG